A single window of Myxocyprinus asiaticus isolate MX2 ecotype Aquarium Trade chromosome 34, UBuf_Myxa_2, whole genome shotgun sequence DNA harbors:
- the LOC127425037 gene encoding death domain-associated protein 6-like isoform X2, with protein sequence MTGAVMDSIVILDDDDDDEAASSSTSASCSKAMTFQSRTTLKKQQPQPTHITQSPFATAKKDAHVLQAENEKLFAEFVEHCSKHSQDHPEVVTYLQSRYSKALPTFLSSVEFRNTLGRCLTRAQANVGKTFVYINELCTVLKQHTARKRSSIQSLPSKGKTEDKSNGSGIKEEEQVKKEEETQEEAAETQKTKRASRRQIAYLENLLKVYNEEIKRLQERELSVEDLEKEDSSYIQEHKLKRKMMKIYDKLCELKGCNTLTGRVIEQKITYTGTRYPEINKKIERYINSQEVLHNPPDYSDILKVVQRANDRYNILLSRKQLTQIAQEAFRETGNKLQERRHLDMVYNFGSHLTDFYKPTLDPALTDPALHRKLRSNRDVAISSLENIINKFAIKQEDIEVEEMRKKQERDRQKKEALNGQQIDSKEKETEKNKEEQEEDEEEEEEEEDDEEDDSSDPDIEEEIQASQAQVGPDDDEEDIEEEQMNISDNEQQINDNSPSSIKSSLQDTEDDQGEGDDQQSPASSTHEAESVETTTDGRSAKESPQSPAGISHSEVVDSLPIKKTEPVSYNHCSPKSTSNCTETVSTNQDSTTLMRSANCSPLPPSPVLIDEMGQYKKRKRTSHEKQSTIYNGNGKQDSGGDCDILLDMGVSCSPEQVDLTRVRTPPPKKNKVNVATQCDPEEVIVLSDSD encoded by the exons ATGACCGGTGCAGTGATGGACAGCATTGTGATTctcgatgatgatgatgatgatgaagcagCTTCCTCATCTACATCTGCATCTTGTTCTAAAGCAATGACCTTCCAGTCAAGAACGACTCTGAAGAAACAACAGCCACAGCCAACACACATCACACAATCTCCGTTTGCCACTGCAAAGAAAGACGCCCATGTCCTACAAGCGGAGAATGAGAAATTGTTTGCAGAG TTTGTTGAACATTGCTCCAAACACTCGCAAGACCATCCAGAGGTCGTGACCTATCTTCAGTCCAGATACTCCAAGGCTCTGCCGACCTTTTTGTCATCGGTGGAGTTTCGTAACACTCTAGGCCGGTGCCTCACGCGAGCTCAGGCAAACGTAGGCAAAACCTTCGTCTACATCAACGAACTCTGCACAGTTCTTAAACAGCACACAGCTAGGAAGAGAAGCTCCATACAGTCCCTGCCTTCCAAAGGAAAAACTGAGGACAAAAGCAATGGAAGTGGTATAAAGGAGGAAGAACAGGTTAAAAAAGAGGAGGAAACACAAGAAGAGGCAGCAGAAACGCAGAAAACTAAAAGGGCTTCCAGGAGACAG ATAGCATACTTGGAAAACCTGTTGAAGGTGTATAATGAGGAGATCAAACGGCTTCAAGAGAGAGAGTTGAGTGTTGAAGATCTTGAGAAAGAAGATTCCAGTTATATTCAAGAACACAAACTCAAACGCAAA ATGATGAAGATCTATGATAAACTGTGTGAGCTGAAGGGCTGCAACACGCTGACAGGTCGAGTAATCGAGCAGAAGATCACCTACACTGGAACACGCTACCCAGAGATCAACAAAAAG ATCGAGCGTTACATTAACAGTCAAGAAGTTCTTCATAATCCTCCGGACTACTCTGATATCCTGAAGGTGGTGCAGCGTGCCAACGACCGCTATAATATCCTGCTCTCCCGTAAACAGTTAACACAAATCGCTCAAGAAGCCTTCCGAGAGACGGGCAACAAACTGCAGGAGAGACGCCACCTTGACATGGTCTACAACTTTGGCTCCCATCTCACAGATTTCTACAAACCTA CATTAGACCCTGCCCTCACTGACCCAGCACTGCATCGCAAACTTCGCTCCAATAGAGACGTGGCAATTAGCAGCCTGGAGAACATCATCAACAAATTCGCCATTAAACAAGAAGACATAGAGGTAGAGGAAATGAGGAAAAaacaagagagagacagacagaaaaaagag GCACTTAATGGACAGCAGATTGACAGCAAAGAAAAAGAGACTGAGAAAAATAAAGAGGAGCAGGAggaagatgaagaggaggaggaggaggaggaagatgacGAGGAAGACGATTCCTCCGATCCTGACATTGAAGAGGAGATCCAAGCTAGCCAAGCACAAGTTGGGCCTG atgatgatgaagaggatATTGAAGAGGAGCAAATGAACATCAGTGATAATGAACAGCAAATCAATGATAATTCCCCTTCATCAATCAAATCATCTCTCCAGGACACTGAGGACGATCAGGGTGAGGGTGATGACCAACAGTCTCCAGCCAGCAGCACACATGAAGCAGAATCTGTGGAAACAACCACAGATGGCAGAAGTGCTAAAGAAAGCCCCCAGTCCCCAGCAGGCATCAGTCATTCAGAGGTAGTGGACTCTTTACCTATCAAAAAAACAGAACCTGTTTCCTATAATCACTGTTCACCAAAAAGCACCAGTAACTGCACTGAGACCGTTTCCACCAATCAGGACTCTACTACCCTCATGAGATCAGCCAATTGCAGTCCTCTGCCTCCAAGCCCTGTGCTTATAGACGAGATGGGCCAATATAAGAAGAGGAAACGTACCTCGCATGAAAAACAAAGTACAATCTACAATGGGAATGGCAAACAGGACAGTGGCGG
- the LOC127425037 gene encoding death domain-associated protein 6-like isoform X1, translated as MTGAVMDSIVILDDDDDDEAASSSTSASCSKAMTFQSRTTLKKQQPQPTHITQSPFATAKKDAHVLQAENEKLFAEFVEHCSKHSQDHPEVVTYLQSRYSKALPTFLSSVEFRNTLGRCLTRAQANVGKTFVYINELCTVLKQHTARKRSSIQSLPSKGKTEDKSNGSGIKEEEQVKKEEETQEEAAETQKTKRASRRQIAYLENLLKVYNEEIKRLQERELSVEDLEKEDSSYIQEHKLKRKMMKIYDKLCELKGCNTLTGRVIEQKITYTGTRYPEINKKIERYINSQEVLHNPPDYSDILKVVQRANDRYNILLSRKQLTQIAQEAFRETGNKLQERRHLDMVYNFGSHLTDFYKPTLDPALTDPALHRKLRSNRDVAISSLENIINKFAIKQEDIEVEEMRKKQERDRQKKEHPSHFQALNGQQIDSKEKETEKNKEEQEEDEEEEEEEEDDEEDDSSDPDIEEEIQASQAQVGPDDDEEDIEEEQMNISDNEQQINDNSPSSIKSSLQDTEDDQGEGDDQQSPASSTHEAESVETTTDGRSAKESPQSPAGISHSEVVDSLPIKKTEPVSYNHCSPKSTSNCTETVSTNQDSTTLMRSANCSPLPPSPVLIDEMGQYKKRKRTSHEKQSTIYNGNGKQDSGGDCDILLDMGVSCSPEQVDLTRVRTPPPKKNKVNVATQCDPEEVIVLSDSD; from the exons ATGACCGGTGCAGTGATGGACAGCATTGTGATTctcgatgatgatgatgatgatgaagcagCTTCCTCATCTACATCTGCATCTTGTTCTAAAGCAATGACCTTCCAGTCAAGAACGACTCTGAAGAAACAACAGCCACAGCCAACACACATCACACAATCTCCGTTTGCCACTGCAAAGAAAGACGCCCATGTCCTACAAGCGGAGAATGAGAAATTGTTTGCAGAG TTTGTTGAACATTGCTCCAAACACTCGCAAGACCATCCAGAGGTCGTGACCTATCTTCAGTCCAGATACTCCAAGGCTCTGCCGACCTTTTTGTCATCGGTGGAGTTTCGTAACACTCTAGGCCGGTGCCTCACGCGAGCTCAGGCAAACGTAGGCAAAACCTTCGTCTACATCAACGAACTCTGCACAGTTCTTAAACAGCACACAGCTAGGAAGAGAAGCTCCATACAGTCCCTGCCTTCCAAAGGAAAAACTGAGGACAAAAGCAATGGAAGTGGTATAAAGGAGGAAGAACAGGTTAAAAAAGAGGAGGAAACACAAGAAGAGGCAGCAGAAACGCAGAAAACTAAAAGGGCTTCCAGGAGACAG ATAGCATACTTGGAAAACCTGTTGAAGGTGTATAATGAGGAGATCAAACGGCTTCAAGAGAGAGAGTTGAGTGTTGAAGATCTTGAGAAAGAAGATTCCAGTTATATTCAAGAACACAAACTCAAACGCAAA ATGATGAAGATCTATGATAAACTGTGTGAGCTGAAGGGCTGCAACACGCTGACAGGTCGAGTAATCGAGCAGAAGATCACCTACACTGGAACACGCTACCCAGAGATCAACAAAAAG ATCGAGCGTTACATTAACAGTCAAGAAGTTCTTCATAATCCTCCGGACTACTCTGATATCCTGAAGGTGGTGCAGCGTGCCAACGACCGCTATAATATCCTGCTCTCCCGTAAACAGTTAACACAAATCGCTCAAGAAGCCTTCCGAGAGACGGGCAACAAACTGCAGGAGAGACGCCACCTTGACATGGTCTACAACTTTGGCTCCCATCTCACAGATTTCTACAAACCTA CATTAGACCCTGCCCTCACTGACCCAGCACTGCATCGCAAACTTCGCTCCAATAGAGACGTGGCAATTAGCAGCCTGGAGAACATCATCAACAAATTCGCCATTAAACAAGAAGACATAGAGGTAGAGGAAATGAGGAAAAaacaagagagagacagacagaaaaaagag CATCCTTCACATTTCCAGGCACTTAATGGACAGCAGATTGACAGCAAAGAAAAAGAGACTGAGAAAAATAAAGAGGAGCAGGAggaagatgaagaggaggaggaggaggaggaagatgacGAGGAAGACGATTCCTCCGATCCTGACATTGAAGAGGAGATCCAAGCTAGCCAAGCACAAGTTGGGCCTG atgatgatgaagaggatATTGAAGAGGAGCAAATGAACATCAGTGATAATGAACAGCAAATCAATGATAATTCCCCTTCATCAATCAAATCATCTCTCCAGGACACTGAGGACGATCAGGGTGAGGGTGATGACCAACAGTCTCCAGCCAGCAGCACACATGAAGCAGAATCTGTGGAAACAACCACAGATGGCAGAAGTGCTAAAGAAAGCCCCCAGTCCCCAGCAGGCATCAGTCATTCAGAGGTAGTGGACTCTTTACCTATCAAAAAAACAGAACCTGTTTCCTATAATCACTGTTCACCAAAAAGCACCAGTAACTGCACTGAGACCGTTTCCACCAATCAGGACTCTACTACCCTCATGAGATCAGCCAATTGCAGTCCTCTGCCTCCAAGCCCTGTGCTTATAGACGAGATGGGCCAATATAAGAAGAGGAAACGTACCTCGCATGAAAAACAAAGTACAATCTACAATGGGAATGGCAAACAGGACAGTGGCGG
- the LOC127425037 gene encoding death domain-associated protein 6-like isoform X3: protein MTGAVMDSIVILDDDDDDEAASSSTSASCSKAMTFQSRTTLKKQQPQPTHITQSPFATAKKDAHVLQAENEKLFAEFVEHCSKHSQDHPEVVTYLQSRYSKALPTFLSSVEFRNTLGRCLTRAQANVGKTFVYINELCTVLKQHTARKRSSIQSLPSKGKTEDKSNGSGIKEEEQVKKEEETQEEAAETQKTKRASRRQIAYLENLLKVYNEEIKRLQERELSVEDLEKEDSSYIQEHKLKRKMMKIYDKLCELKGCNTLTGRVIEQKITYTGTRYPEINKKIERYINSQEVLHNPPDYSDILKVVQRANDRYNILLSRKQLTQIAQEAFRETGNKLQERRHLDMVYNFGSHLTDFYKPTLDPALTDPALHRKLRSNRDVAISSLENIINKFAIKQEDIEVEEMRKKQERDRQKKEHPSHFQALNGQQIDSKEKETEKNKEEQEEDEEEEEEEEDDEEDDSSDPDIEEEIQASQAQVGPDDDEEDIEEEQMNISDNEQQINDNSPSSIKSSLQDTEDDQGEGDDQQSPASSTHEAESVETTTDGRSAKESPQSPAGISHSEDSTTLMRSANCSPLPPSPVLIDEMGQYKKRKRTSHEKQSTIYNGNGKQDSGGDCDILLDMGVSCSPEQVDLTRVRTPPPKKNKVNVATQCDPEEVIVLSDSD from the exons ATGACCGGTGCAGTGATGGACAGCATTGTGATTctcgatgatgatgatgatgatgaagcagCTTCCTCATCTACATCTGCATCTTGTTCTAAAGCAATGACCTTCCAGTCAAGAACGACTCTGAAGAAACAACAGCCACAGCCAACACACATCACACAATCTCCGTTTGCCACTGCAAAGAAAGACGCCCATGTCCTACAAGCGGAGAATGAGAAATTGTTTGCAGAG TTTGTTGAACATTGCTCCAAACACTCGCAAGACCATCCAGAGGTCGTGACCTATCTTCAGTCCAGATACTCCAAGGCTCTGCCGACCTTTTTGTCATCGGTGGAGTTTCGTAACACTCTAGGCCGGTGCCTCACGCGAGCTCAGGCAAACGTAGGCAAAACCTTCGTCTACATCAACGAACTCTGCACAGTTCTTAAACAGCACACAGCTAGGAAGAGAAGCTCCATACAGTCCCTGCCTTCCAAAGGAAAAACTGAGGACAAAAGCAATGGAAGTGGTATAAAGGAGGAAGAACAGGTTAAAAAAGAGGAGGAAACACAAGAAGAGGCAGCAGAAACGCAGAAAACTAAAAGGGCTTCCAGGAGACAG ATAGCATACTTGGAAAACCTGTTGAAGGTGTATAATGAGGAGATCAAACGGCTTCAAGAGAGAGAGTTGAGTGTTGAAGATCTTGAGAAAGAAGATTCCAGTTATATTCAAGAACACAAACTCAAACGCAAA ATGATGAAGATCTATGATAAACTGTGTGAGCTGAAGGGCTGCAACACGCTGACAGGTCGAGTAATCGAGCAGAAGATCACCTACACTGGAACACGCTACCCAGAGATCAACAAAAAG ATCGAGCGTTACATTAACAGTCAAGAAGTTCTTCATAATCCTCCGGACTACTCTGATATCCTGAAGGTGGTGCAGCGTGCCAACGACCGCTATAATATCCTGCTCTCCCGTAAACAGTTAACACAAATCGCTCAAGAAGCCTTCCGAGAGACGGGCAACAAACTGCAGGAGAGACGCCACCTTGACATGGTCTACAACTTTGGCTCCCATCTCACAGATTTCTACAAACCTA CATTAGACCCTGCCCTCACTGACCCAGCACTGCATCGCAAACTTCGCTCCAATAGAGACGTGGCAATTAGCAGCCTGGAGAACATCATCAACAAATTCGCCATTAAACAAGAAGACATAGAGGTAGAGGAAATGAGGAAAAaacaagagagagacagacagaaaaaagag CATCCTTCACATTTCCAGGCACTTAATGGACAGCAGATTGACAGCAAAGAAAAAGAGACTGAGAAAAATAAAGAGGAGCAGGAggaagatgaagaggaggaggaggaggaggaagatgacGAGGAAGACGATTCCTCCGATCCTGACATTGAAGAGGAGATCCAAGCTAGCCAAGCACAAGTTGGGCCTG atgatgatgaagaggatATTGAAGAGGAGCAAATGAACATCAGTGATAATGAACAGCAAATCAATGATAATTCCCCTTCATCAATCAAATCATCTCTCCAGGACACTGAGGACGATCAGGGTGAGGGTGATGACCAACAGTCTCCAGCCAGCAGCACACATGAAGCAGAATCTGTGGAAACAACCACAGATGGCAGAAGTGCTAAAGAAAGCCCCCAGTCCCCAGCAGGCATCAGTCATTCAGAG GACTCTACTACCCTCATGAGATCAGCCAATTGCAGTCCTCTGCCTCCAAGCCCTGTGCTTATAGACGAGATGGGCCAATATAAGAAGAGGAAACGTACCTCGCATGAAAAACAAAGTACAATCTACAATGGGAATGGCAAACAGGACAGTGGCGG
- the LOC127425037 gene encoding death domain-associated protein 6-like isoform X4 translates to MTGAVMDSIVILDDDDDDEAASSSTSASCSKAMTFQSRTTLKKQQPQPTHITQSPFATAKKDAHVLQAENEKLFAEIAYLENLLKVYNEEIKRLQERELSVEDLEKEDSSYIQEHKLKRKMMKIYDKLCELKGCNTLTGRVIEQKITYTGTRYPEINKKIERYINSQEVLHNPPDYSDILKVVQRANDRYNILLSRKQLTQIAQEAFRETGNKLQERRHLDMVYNFGSHLTDFYKPTLDPALTDPALHRKLRSNRDVAISSLENIINKFAIKQEDIEVEEMRKKQERDRQKKEHPSHFQALNGQQIDSKEKETEKNKEEQEEDEEEEEEEEDDEEDDSSDPDIEEEIQASQAQVGPDDDEEDIEEEQMNISDNEQQINDNSPSSIKSSLQDTEDDQGEGDDQQSPASSTHEAESVETTTDGRSAKESPQSPAGISHSEVVDSLPIKKTEPVSYNHCSPKSTSNCTETVSTNQDSTTLMRSANCSPLPPSPVLIDEMGQYKKRKRTSHEKQSTIYNGNGKQDSGGDCDILLDMGVSCSPEQVDLTRVRTPPPKKNKVNVATQCDPEEVIVLSDSD, encoded by the exons ATGACCGGTGCAGTGATGGACAGCATTGTGATTctcgatgatgatgatgatgatgaagcagCTTCCTCATCTACATCTGCATCTTGTTCTAAAGCAATGACCTTCCAGTCAAGAACGACTCTGAAGAAACAACAGCCACAGCCAACACACATCACACAATCTCCGTTTGCCACTGCAAAGAAAGACGCCCATGTCCTACAAGCGGAGAATGAGAAATTGTTTGCAGAG ATAGCATACTTGGAAAACCTGTTGAAGGTGTATAATGAGGAGATCAAACGGCTTCAAGAGAGAGAGTTGAGTGTTGAAGATCTTGAGAAAGAAGATTCCAGTTATATTCAAGAACACAAACTCAAACGCAAA ATGATGAAGATCTATGATAAACTGTGTGAGCTGAAGGGCTGCAACACGCTGACAGGTCGAGTAATCGAGCAGAAGATCACCTACACTGGAACACGCTACCCAGAGATCAACAAAAAG ATCGAGCGTTACATTAACAGTCAAGAAGTTCTTCATAATCCTCCGGACTACTCTGATATCCTGAAGGTGGTGCAGCGTGCCAACGACCGCTATAATATCCTGCTCTCCCGTAAACAGTTAACACAAATCGCTCAAGAAGCCTTCCGAGAGACGGGCAACAAACTGCAGGAGAGACGCCACCTTGACATGGTCTACAACTTTGGCTCCCATCTCACAGATTTCTACAAACCTA CATTAGACCCTGCCCTCACTGACCCAGCACTGCATCGCAAACTTCGCTCCAATAGAGACGTGGCAATTAGCAGCCTGGAGAACATCATCAACAAATTCGCCATTAAACAAGAAGACATAGAGGTAGAGGAAATGAGGAAAAaacaagagagagacagacagaaaaaagag CATCCTTCACATTTCCAGGCACTTAATGGACAGCAGATTGACAGCAAAGAAAAAGAGACTGAGAAAAATAAAGAGGAGCAGGAggaagatgaagaggaggaggaggaggaggaagatgacGAGGAAGACGATTCCTCCGATCCTGACATTGAAGAGGAGATCCAAGCTAGCCAAGCACAAGTTGGGCCTG atgatgatgaagaggatATTGAAGAGGAGCAAATGAACATCAGTGATAATGAACAGCAAATCAATGATAATTCCCCTTCATCAATCAAATCATCTCTCCAGGACACTGAGGACGATCAGGGTGAGGGTGATGACCAACAGTCTCCAGCCAGCAGCACACATGAAGCAGAATCTGTGGAAACAACCACAGATGGCAGAAGTGCTAAAGAAAGCCCCCAGTCCCCAGCAGGCATCAGTCATTCAGAGGTAGTGGACTCTTTACCTATCAAAAAAACAGAACCTGTTTCCTATAATCACTGTTCACCAAAAAGCACCAGTAACTGCACTGAGACCGTTTCCACCAATCAGGACTCTACTACCCTCATGAGATCAGCCAATTGCAGTCCTCTGCCTCCAAGCCCTGTGCTTATAGACGAGATGGGCCAATATAAGAAGAGGAAACGTACCTCGCATGAAAAACAAAGTACAATCTACAATGGGAATGGCAAACAGGACAGTGGCGG